TGGGACTTCATGGCAAGGACGACCGCCAGGGTGAGCGCGACTTCCTCGGCTCGATGGTCTCGCTCTATGGCGTGCTGGGCCTGATGATCCTCGGCGCGGCGGCCATCGCGATCGCGTGCGTGCCGATGCTGTTCGGCGGCACCATGGCGCCCGACGCACTGAGCACCCTGCAGACCATGCTGGTTCCGTTGGGCATCAGCACCGCGGTGGTGGTGGCCGGCAACCCGCTCAATGCCACCCTGGTGGCGCACGAACGCTTCGTGTTCCTGCGGTCGCTGGAGATGGCCACGGTCGTGCTGGTGACCCTCGGCAACGTCGCCGCCTTGCTGCTGGGTGGCGGTGTGCTGTCGGTCGTGGTGGTCGCCAGCAGCGGCGCCATGCTGGCTACGCTTTGCAAATGGCTGATGGTGCGCGGCGGTTTGCGGCTTCCACTCGCGGCAAGGCACGTGGATCGGACGCAGCTCACCGGCATGTCGTCGTATGCCGCCCCGATCTTCGTGTCGATGCTGGTCGAGCAGATCTTCTGGAAACTCGACAACATCCTGATCGGCGCCCGCCTGGGGGCGGCGGCGGTGGCGGTTTACGCGATCGGGGTGATGTTCAACAAGTACTTCATGGCGTTCGCCACCGCGATCTCTCGGGTGATGATGCCGGACCTGGTGCGGCGCATCGATGCCGGCAGCGATACGACCGAACTGACCGGGCGATTGGTCGAGGTGTCCCGCTGGCAGGCCTTCGTGCTGATGCTCGTGTTGTCGGGGTTGGTGCTGTTCGGCGAGCATTTCATCCGCACCTGGATGGGGCCCGGATACGAGCTGTCGTACTGGGTGCTGGTGTGCACCCTGGGGCCGTATGCCTTCGAGTTGATCGGCAACGTCCGCAACGTGGTGCTGCAGGTCAAGGGCTTGTACTGGTGGCGGGCCGGCATCTTTCTGGCCGCGGCGCTGGTGAACATCCCGGCCACGCTGCTGGCCATGCGGCACTGGGGCATCGTCGGGGCTGCGGTGTGTACCGGTGGCGGCATCCTCGCGGCCTACATTGGCGTTGCCTGGGTGCTCTCGAGCAAGGCCGGTATCCCGGTATTCGGTTATCTGCGCGGCGTGTGGAAGGGCATCGCACCGGCGCTGTTGCTCAGCCTCCCCGTCGGGTGGGTGCTGCACCTTGGCTTGCCTGCGCAGGGTTGGTTTGCGCTGGCGCTGAAGATCGCGGTGTATACGCTGGTCTATCTCGGCCTGATGTGGGCGATCGCCCTGAA
Above is a genomic segment from Thermomonas aquatica containing:
- a CDS encoding oligosaccharide flippase family protein yields the protein MHGGHGLGDAAHRARQRRLGGMLAYLQIALNIGIALAYTPFMVRTLGQADYGLFAIAGAMASYLVILDMGLADSVVRRLVGLHGKDDRQGERDFLGSMVSLYGVLGLMILGAAAIAIACVPMLFGGTMAPDALSTLQTMLVPLGISTAVVVAGNPLNATLVAHERFVFLRSLEMATVVLVTLGNVAALLLGGGVLSVVVVASSGAMLATLCKWLMVRGGLRLPLAARHVDRTQLTGMSSYAAPIFVSMLVEQIFWKLDNILIGARLGAAAVAVYAIGVMFNKYFMAFATAISRVMMPDLVRRIDAGSDTTELTGRLVEVSRWQAFVLMLVLSGLVLFGEHFIRTWMGPGYELSYWVLVCTLGPYAFELIGNVRNVVLQVKGLYWWRAGIFLAAALVNIPATLLAMRHWGIVGAAVCTGGGILAAYIGVAWVLSSKAGIPVFGYLRGVWKGIAPALLLSLPVGWVLHLGLPAQGWFALALKIAVYTLVYLGLMWAIALNGVERMQVRGVLAGGRRG